The genomic region AAAGGCTACATCGCATTCTGGAAAGGTGTGGATGTAAGGTAATGGACGGACTGCCGTCGTCACCCCACCTTAAGGGCCGCGGGCGGCTCATCACTCGGGGCGCCGTCCGCTTCGATGTCGCAGGCGACCAGGACGCGTTTCGCTTCCGACCGATAGTCTGAAGGGTCGGTCCCGTAATGCTTGCGGAAGGTTCGCGTGAAGCTGCTGCGGCTCTGATATCCGGCGTGAAGTGCAACTTGGTCGATGGACGCTGCATTGGCAGCCAGCAGACCTGCCGCATGCCGCATGCGAAGACGTCGCAGGACGGACATCGGAGATTCACCAAACGCGGCCGTGAACCTCGCCATGAACGCCGAGCGGCTCAACCCTACCGATCTGCATAGGGTTTGAACGCTGAACTCCGCCGCCGGACAGGATGCCATTTCGGCAAACGCGCGCGCTATCGGCGGGTCATTCAGAAGAGAAAGGTGCTCCACCCAAGTGTTTGCCGACGTCAGGCTGCGACGAAGCAGGGTCAGCAGCACGAGCTTGAATAGCGCCGACGCCATCGGTCCGCCACCGATCTCGCGCGCGGCAAGTTCAACCATCGCATAGCTCATGACCTGGTCGAGCTGATCATACGCATCAAAGGTTTCGACTACCGGCGAAGCGAGCGAAGCAAAGAGATCCAGTCCCGGACCGTAAACCGCATGGAAGCAACCGCAGACGAGCGACAATGCCGCTTCGCCTTCGCCGATCGCGCAGCGGTGCACCGAGCCAGGAGCAAAGGTGCTTTTCTTGATGCTGCCGGCGCCAGAACGGGAGCACCCGAACGATGAACCGGCCGCGACGATGTCGATCGACTTATTCGCCGGCGCCACGACGAGCATGTGCGGGACGAGCTCGATCGCTGCTTCGCCTTCGATGATGATCATGCCGGAACCAGTGAGACCATAAATTATGGTCGGCAGATCGCCTCTCTCGATGTGGAGGCAGGCCCGAGCGGCGACCAGGCACTCGGACAACCGGGCCGAGGCCACGTCCATTGTCCCCATCAGTTTGTCGAGATCAGCTCGCGATATTCGCCAAAGCGGTTCGCCTGCCACGTCCAGAAAGCCTCACGGTGCATCAGCTCACATCAGCTCGACGATCGGAGGCTTGAGACAGCACTGCCTGACGCGGGCGCGCCGCGTCGCGCGTCAGGTGAAAGGTCTTATGCGGTCCGGCCCGATTGGCTGTTGAGCATCAATATTTGCGCTCGCCCTCGAAGAAGGCTGGTGCACAGTCGCGCAGCTATGCGGCTCGGTGTAGTCTCCCCGCCCAAATATGATAATTTCAGTCAACGCATGAATGGGCAGCAAAGGGTCCTTTTTCGCCGCCCCAATTCGATGAATTACAATCCGACGATCGCCGCTCAGCAGCGAATGAGCCCGAACAGGCCGAATAACGCGTCCGCATCCTGCCAAGCCTCTGCAACCCTCCATCCGCCAGAGCGGGCAAGCCGCTCGAAGCTCTCCGGAGTATATTTTCGCGAGCTCTCAGTGTGGATGGTTTCCGACGTTCTGAAGAGGAATGTCCGCTCACAGAGAGTAACGCGCTGGTCGCATAAGCTGACCAGGTGCATCTCTACGGCTTTCTCGATCTCGTTCCAGCGCGCCACGTGCTTGAACTGCTCTAAACGGAAGTCGGCGCCCAGTTCGGTGTTGATCCGCTCAAGGAGGTTGAGGTTAAACGCGGCCGTCACACCCGCGCTGTCGTCGTAAGCGCGTAGAAGTGTATCTACATTCTTCTGTAGATCGACACCAATGATGGCGCGCCCGTCATCGCCCAAGTGACGTCCCATCTGCGTAAGCAAAGTCTGCGCCTCGATCGTGTTCAAATTCCCCATTGTCGAGCCCGGAAAAAATCCCGCCCTGCCGCCGCCGGAGCCATCAAACGGAACCTCAAACACATCCAGGAAATTGCGCTCGATGGGGCGCACCCAGAGTGATGGGAAGCGCGAAGCAATCCGCTTCGACGTTTCTGCAAGGAACGCGTCCGCAATATCGATCGGCACGTAGCCACGCGGGTCACGCAGCCCTGCCAGCACAAGCTCCGTCTTAACGCCAGCTCCTGCACCATACTCGACGAGAATCGCGTCAGACCTTACAAAATCGGCGATGTCCCTCTGCCGCTCTTGCAGGATCGACGTTTCGGCCCGAGTCAGGTAATACTCGTCAAGCTTGGTTATCTCTTCGAAAAGTGCAGATCCTCGCTCGTCGTATAACCAACGGCTCGGCAGGGTCTTCGCATCAGCCGATAATCCGCCGATCACATCTCGGGCAAATTCATTTTCGACAGGGTCGATGCTGTTGTTTACATGAAGCATAGTTTCCGCTTTCGGTGACATGTCAGATGACGGCCGCGGTAAAGTCGCAGCCGATAGAATCACCGTACATTCTTGCGTGGCACAGCGAGTCCCCAATGCGTTTCCAATCGTCCGCCCAGCCGACGCAACGCGTCGTCTGGGTTCGACCCTGATATGAGTTCGGTTGGAAAAGAGGAGCTGCTTCGTCCGAAAATTCGCCGTCGCCCCGCCGGTTCCGGGCCTCACGCCAACGATACCCAAAGCCAATCGAAATCATGGCCAAATGGAATTTCGAATTCCATCCGGGACGTTTAATACTCATTCTTTCGCGATGCGTGCAGTGGAAGACGCATAGCGAAAAATTTGGACGACTTGGCGAGAGTTCGGCTGAGGAAGGAGCTCCTTTCTGCGCCTACTAGCGCAATGCATGGCGGTATCCGGCACGCTGGAGAGTACATGTGCTTTTCGATATACGACGTCACCGTCCCAGTAATGCTGCAGGGACTAGCGGTTATGGATGACTATCTGGATCACGCTCAAAAGCTGGAGCGCTCCAATTGCCTTGATCCGGGAAGCGTACTGACTGCCAAACTTGCTCCCGGCATGCTGACGTTCGGTGAACAGTTCGCGGTCAACTGCAACAAGGTCGAGCTGCACTTGACCAAGCTTATGAATCGAGGCTGGCCGACTCCAAGAATCGTCGCGATGATCTATCCCGCCCTTCGAGGACGTCTTCTAGAGACGCGCGGCTTCCTGCAAACGATCCAGCCCGTAGAACTCATGAGTGCTCAGACCAACACCTATCAACTGACACCGTCCGTTGCACGAGGCTGGTTTGGCGGGAATGATTACATTCGACACGTCGTACTAGCGGATTTCTTTTTCCATATCGCGGTCGCGAACGCGATTCTACGGCATCTTGGAGCCGCGGTGGGAAAGAAGGACCATCTGGGACATCTCACGCCCTATGGCAGCGGCGACTACTCCTGAAGGCCGGCTCGCGTCATGCCCAAGACCTCGTGACCAGCGCACGCGCACCGTGGGAAGTTCCACCGCACCGGCGGCGCCGGCAGCAAGGATTTTCATGAGAAGAACTCCTTCAAGCTGTCAGCGCCCTGGGTCAGTGCGCTTCGGTCAGGTTTTGATCGCCGCCTGGGGCGGGTTGCGGAAGCTGATCGCCATGCGATCGTAGACATTCATCAGGCTGATGGCGATCGTTAGGTCGACGAGTTCCTTCTCGCCGAAGACCGCAAGCGCTGCCTGGTATGCTTCGTCCGGTACGCCGGTTCGGGTGATGCGTGTCACCGTCTCGGCCCAGGCCAGGGCGGCGCGCTCGGTGTCGGTAAAGAGATTGCCGCCTTCCTCCCAGGCGTGAACCAGGGCGAGCTTCTCGATCGGCACGCCCGACTTTGTGAGATCGCAAGTATGCATGTCGACCCAATACGCGCAGTTGTTGATCTGCGAGACGCGCAGATACACCAACTCCACCAGCTCGGCCGGCAGGCCGCTCTGCATGACATAGCCATAGACTCCGCCGAGGGCCCTGGCGCCATTCGGAGCGATTTGGTTATAGTCCAGTCGTTTGGTCATATCGGTCTTTCCTAGATAACCATGCAAAACCTGCTCCAGGCGAAACGTGAGCGGTCATCGCCTGGGCTTGTTGATCGCCGGCGGTCGCGACCGCATGATCAGGCTCTTTTCTGCGAGCGGCGTAACCACTCCTCGAGATTGAAGCGGCCGAGACGCGCCTCGCCCAGTGGTACGAGTGACGTTTCCTCGAGGCGCGCACCGAAATATCGGGCTTGGGGATCTTTCACGACAATGCGCCGGTCGCCGACGGCCTTCAAATAGCGAGCGACGATTTCGTTGAACGGCGCTCGTTCCGGGCCCGCGATCTCGACGATCCCGTTTCGCGGATTAGCGAAGGCCACTTCGGCGACGTCGTCGGCCGCGATAGGCTGAAGCAGGCCCGGCGCAAGCCTGACGACGCCTCCATCCGTACTCGCATCGACGATTGCGCCGAGGAATTCCAGGAACTGAGTCGAACGAATGATCGTGTAGGGGATACCGGAAGCCTCGATCAGTTTCTCTTGCGCGACTTTGGCGCGGCAATAACCCTGGTCGGGTAACCGGTCGGTTCCGACGATGGATAGGACGACATGGTGACGAACGCCCGCCGCGGCCTCTGCCGCGAGAAGGTTGCGGCCGGAGGCCTCGAAGAATTCCAACACCGCCTCGGCATCAAATGAAGGCGAATTGGAAAGGTCGATCACTGCCTGTGCGCCAGCCAAAGCTTCTTCGAGCCCTTCCCCGGTGAGGGTGTTGACGCCACGTTTGGGCGACGCCGCAACGACCTCGTGGCCGCCCTGGCGCAGAACGGCAACGGTCTTCGAGCCAATCAGGCCAGTACCGCCGATCACGACTATCTTCATGGTTTACTCTCCTTCGTCGTTCGCCGGACGACGCTGATCATCTTTGCGATGCGCCGCGCTAGGTGATGCGGGGCTCTTTGCTGGGTTGTCCGGCAGAGAGCCAGGAAAGAAAACTTCTCGGGCGGCGCGCGCCCATGGGAGGCCCTACCGACACCATTACGGCGTTGCAGGACAAGGTTCGGCGGCATGGGGATCTCCTCCGCATTGCGACCGAAAACCCTCGTTCATCTCAACGCGTCTGAAGGTTTATTTGATGGGCGTGGTCAGCGGGTTGTCATTGGTATCGAGGACGAAAACAGCGAGCAGCTTCGCCGGCTCGGTCTCGCTCGCGTTGCGGCTGATCGAATGGATCGCGCCCGGCGGCTCGGACCAACTCTCTCCTGGCCGGTAGATGCGCGTCTCCCAGTCATTCACCTTCGACTCGATCGCGCCCGAGATCACATAGGCGTAGATGAAAGCCGACTTCGCGTGGGTGTGGGACGGAGTGGCCGCGCCCGGCGCGTAATCGACTTCCACGGCAATCAGCGACTTGCCAGGGATATTGGGAATGGCCGCCTCGAAGTTCTTCGTGACGGTTTGCGGCTCGCTATCATGGGCGTAGATCGGGCCGGCCATCGAGAAGGCGGCGGCCGCGCAGGGGGCGGCGATGAGAGTTCGGATCTTCACGGGCTTTCTCCTTCTGCCTATAGGTTGGTCTTCGTTCTTCATCGTTTCGTCTCGGCCTTGCCGGCCTGCTAATTATCCTTGGTGCAATTGGCGCGAAACACGCGGCAGCGCTTTGGCTGCTGCAAGGCCCGGCGTGTCCGTTCGCGGGTCACCCCTCGCCACGTCAATTCAACCACGAGCGGACCCTCTCTGGGTCGCCGTTACCTCCTCGACTGCAACGCATAGACCACGTGCAGATCCTTTGAGCCCCCGGAGGCGCCGATCGCGGACGATCCTACCAGGGCGACGCCAAGCGTTCGTTGGCTAATTCAGTCGTCCAGCAGCGGGTAGAATTGGGTCCAGACGTCGTCCTTCTTGGCGCTCGCGATGTGGCAGAAGGCGCACTCTGATTTGGGCTGCAGCTTGGCCGTCGCTGCCTTCGGCTCGTGGTGGTTGAAGTTGTAGTAACCCCAGCCGCCGGTGTCGGCATAGCGCTTGGTGTCCTTGACCGTGACGTCGGCGCCGTTCAGCTTTCCGGGGAAGAAGCCTCGCCCGGAGGGCTCGGTGCGCGATCCATCCGGGTTCTCGGCCGGAAGCGTCAGCTGCAGTTCCTTGAAGAAGATCGTTCCTTCCGGGAACTCACCGGTCTTCTTGTAGATTTCGTATGAGCCCGGCTCGATGTAGACGTTGTGAAATTCAGGAAAATTGGCCTTGCCGCCGTTGAGCGCATTGGGAGTGAGCGGCGAGCCGACGAACACCCACTTGTTGTAATCCTTCGGCAGGATCAGATCGCCCGATTCGGTGTACTCGGGCAGATAGCGCTTCTTCGTCGTCGCGCTGCCGTCATTGGACTCGGACTGGGCGAATGCGGCCGTTACAGCAACCGCGCTGGAAACCGCTCCGGCGATCAGTAGGGCAATACGCATACCTTTTTCTCCACAAACATTGAATGTTATCCGTCCCGGGTTGCTCTCGGCGTTACTTGACGAGATCTGCAACACAGGCACTCAGTTGTCGCAGCACGGGGCGACGTTTTCCAATGGCCGGCATTTATAGGTTTCATAGCGCCGGGGAATACTGCTGCGACGGTCCTCACGTATGCTCGTCACCGGCAGGCATCGGTTTCCTTCATCGGGACAGTGAGAGGTATG from Sinorhizobium mexicanum harbors:
- a CDS encoding helix-turn-helix transcriptional regulator is translated as MGTMDVASARLSECLVAARACLHIERGDLPTIIYGLTGSGMIIIEGEAAIELVPHMLVVAPANKSIDIVAAGSSFGCSRSGAGSIKKSTFAPGSVHRCAIGEGEAALSLVCGCFHAVYGPGLDLFASLASPVVETFDAYDQLDQVMSYAMVELAAREIGGGPMASALFKLVLLTLLRRSLTSANTWVEHLSLLNDPPIARAFAEMASCPAAEFSVQTLCRSVGLSRSAFMARFTAAFGESPMSVLRRLRMRHAAGLLAANAASIDQVALHAGYQSRSSFTRTFRKHYGTDPSDYRSEAKRVLVACDIEADGAPSDEPPAALKVG
- the egtD gene encoding L-histidine N(alpha)-methyltransferase, yielding MLHVNNSIDPVENEFARDVIGGLSADAKTLPSRWLYDERGSALFEEITKLDEYYLTRAETSILQERQRDIADFVRSDAILVEYGAGAGVKTELVLAGLRDPRGYVPIDIADAFLAETSKRIASRFPSLWVRPIERNFLDVFEVPFDGSGGGRAGFFPGSTMGNLNTIEAQTLLTQMGRHLGDDGRAIIGVDLQKNVDTLLRAYDDSAGVTAAFNLNLLERINTELGADFRLEQFKHVARWNEIEKAVEMHLVSLCDQRVTLCERTFLFRTSETIHTESSRKYTPESFERLARSGGWRVAEAWQDADALFGLFGLIRC
- a CDS encoding DUF1993 family protein yields the protein MCFSIYDVTVPVMLQGLAVMDDYLDHAQKLERSNCLDPGSVLTAKLAPGMLTFGEQFAVNCNKVELHLTKLMNRGWPTPRIVAMIYPALRGRLLETRGFLQTIQPVELMSAQTNTYQLTPSVARGWFGGNDYIRHVVLADFFFHIAVANAILRHLGAAVGKKDHLGHLTPYGSGDYS
- a CDS encoding carboxymuconolactone decarboxylase family protein; translation: MTKRLDYNQIAPNGARALGGVYGYVMQSGLPAELVELVYLRVSQINNCAYWVDMHTCDLTKSGVPIEKLALVHAWEEGGNLFTDTERAALAWAETVTRITRTGVPDEAYQAALAVFGEKELVDLTIAISLMNVYDRMAISFRNPPQAAIKT
- a CDS encoding SDR family oxidoreductase — translated: MKIVVIGGTGLIGSKTVAVLRQGGHEVVAASPKRGVNTLTGEGLEEALAGAQAVIDLSNSPSFDAEAVLEFFEASGRNLLAAEAAAGVRHHVVLSIVGTDRLPDQGYCRAKVAQEKLIEASGIPYTIIRSTQFLEFLGAIVDASTDGGVVRLAPGLLQPIAADDVAEVAFANPRNGIVEIAGPERAPFNEIVARYLKAVGDRRIVVKDPQARYFGARLEETSLVPLGEARLGRFNLEEWLRRSQKRA
- a CDS encoding cupin domain-containing protein encodes the protein MKIRTLIAAPCAAAAFSMAGPIYAHDSEPQTVTKNFEAAIPNIPGKSLIAVEVDYAPGAATPSHTHAKSAFIYAYVISGAIESKVNDWETRIYRPGESWSEPPGAIHSISRNASETEPAKLLAVFVLDTNDNPLTTPIK
- a CDS encoding cytochrome P460 family protein; amino-acid sequence: MRIALLIAGAVSSAVAVTAAFAQSESNDGSATTKKRYLPEYTESGDLILPKDYNKWVFVGSPLTPNALNGGKANFPEFHNVYIEPGSYEIYKKTGEFPEGTIFFKELQLTLPAENPDGSRTEPSGRGFFPGKLNGADVTVKDTKRYADTGGWGYYNFNHHEPKAATAKLQPKSECAFCHIASAKKDDVWTQFYPLLDD